One genomic window of Ziziphus jujuba cultivar Dongzao chromosome 4, ASM3175591v1 includes the following:
- the LOC107417166 gene encoding heavy metal-associated isoprenylated plant protein 28 isoform X2 produces MSTIVEMRVHMDCNGCQEKVKNALQKLKGVDGIDIDMNLQKVIVTGWAEQKKVLKTVRKTGRRAELWQLPHNPAEFENYYQQHHCNGPIMNQHAPQPSSSYNYYKHGYDILDRSYYHNPAGNSNIFGYQTGAAFSDENPNACSVM; encoded by the exons ATGTCGACG ATTGTAGAGATGCGAGTACACATGGACTGCAATGGATgtcaagaaaaagtaaaaaatgcaCTTCAAAAACTGAAAG GTGTGGATGGCATTGACATAGACATGAACTTGCAAAAGGTGATCGTCACTGGGTGGGCCGAACAAAAGAAGGTTCTGAAGACGGTACGAAAAACTGGACGGAGGGCCGAACTCTGGCAATTACCACATAATCCTGCTGAGTTCGAGAACTACTATCAACAACACCATTGTAATGGTCCGATCATGAACCAGCACGCACCCCAACCTTCTTCATCTTACAACTATTATAAACATGGTTATGATATCCTTGATCGTTCTTATTATCATAATCCAGCTGGAAATTCCAACATCTTTGGGTATCAAACGGGTGCAGCATTTAGTGATGAAAACCCTAATGCTTGTTCTGTAATGTGA
- the LOC107417166 gene encoding heavy metal-associated isoprenylated plant protein 28 isoform X1 encodes MKRRSSSRNLIVEMRVHMDCNGCQEKVKNALQKLKGVDGIDIDMNLQKVIVTGWAEQKKVLKTVRKTGRRAELWQLPHNPAEFENYYQQHHCNGPIMNQHAPQPSSSYNYYKHGYDILDRSYYHNPAGNSNIFGYQTGAAFSDENPNACSVM; translated from the exons ATGAAAAGGAGATCATCATCAAGaaatttg ATTGTAGAGATGCGAGTACACATGGACTGCAATGGATgtcaagaaaaagtaaaaaatgcaCTTCAAAAACTGAAAG GTGTGGATGGCATTGACATAGACATGAACTTGCAAAAGGTGATCGTCACTGGGTGGGCCGAACAAAAGAAGGTTCTGAAGACGGTACGAAAAACTGGACGGAGGGCCGAACTCTGGCAATTACCACATAATCCTGCTGAGTTCGAGAACTACTATCAACAACACCATTGTAATGGTCCGATCATGAACCAGCACGCACCCCAACCTTCTTCATCTTACAACTATTATAAACATGGTTATGATATCCTTGATCGTTCTTATTATCATAATCCAGCTGGAAATTCCAACATCTTTGGGTATCAAACGGGTGCAGCATTTAGTGATGAAAACCCTAATGCTTGTTCTGTAATGTGA